One window from the genome of Pseudomonadota bacterium encodes:
- the fdhF gene encoding formate dehydrogenase subunit alpha, whose amino-acid sequence MAILKEKDFGTPARKTAADITLEIDGHHVTVPEGTSVMRAAAEIGINIPKLCATDSLEAFGSCRLCVVEIEGRKGYPGSCHTTVTDGMKIKTQSEKLAKLRRNTMELYISDHPLDCLTCAANGDCELQDMAGVVGLRDQRYGDEGKNHLSAQKDESNPYFTFDPSKCIVCSRCVRACEEIQGTHALTVEGRGFDSVISASQHDDFLASECVSCGACVDACPTATLMEKTTIEHGIGEHSVITTCAYCGVGCSLKAEIKGDQLVRMTPYKDGHANEGHACVKGRFAWGYATHPDRITSPMLREKITDPWREVSWEEALDYTARAFKRIQKEYGVKAIGGITSSRCTAEETFLVQKLVRAGFGNNNIDNCARVCHAPTGYGLRETLGTSAGTQNFASVAAADVVLLIGANPTDAHPVFASRLKKRLREGAQIIVIDPRKLALVDSPHIKAAFHLPLRPGTNVAMLNALAHVIVTENLVDEDFIKTRCEEFEIWKDFISEEKHSPEAMEKITGVPADDIRNAARLYAKSGNAAIYYGLGITEHSQGSTAVIGLANLAMATGNLGREGVGVNPLRGQNNVQGACDVGGFPHQFPGYRSVTDEATRKIFEKEWGVPLDDEPGLRIPNMIDAACAGTFKGIYIQGEDIVQSDPNSQHIAAGLEAMDCVVIHDIFLNETSKYAHVFLPGSSFLEKDGTFINAERRINRIRKIKEPLGGLADWQGTVALSKAMGYDMDYNHPSEVMDEIARTTPAFSGVSYEKLDRLGSVQWPCNEENPNGTPVMHIDKIVRNPGRFVTTEFVPTEEKTSKKFPLILTTGRILTQYNVGTQTRRTANNVWCSEDLLEIHEHDAEQRGISDGDLVAIQSRSGTVSLRAKISQRVQPGVVYTSFHFAESGTNVVTTKQSDWATECPEYKVVAVEIRLTNELSDWQKKVHQSHRDEPRLAADAE is encoded by the coding sequence ATGGCGATATTGAAAGAAAAAGATTTCGGTACCCCTGCCCGCAAAACGGCAGCAGATATCACGCTGGAAATTGACGGGCATCATGTCACCGTGCCGGAAGGCACATCCGTCATGCGGGCAGCGGCGGAAATCGGCATCAACATTCCCAAGCTTTGCGCCACGGACTCACTGGAGGCTTTCGGCTCCTGCCGCTTATGTGTTGTCGAAATCGAAGGTCGCAAAGGCTATCCCGGATCATGCCATACGACCGTCACCGACGGCATGAAAATCAAGACCCAAAGCGAAAAACTGGCAAAACTGCGCCGCAATACGATGGAGCTTTATATCTCCGACCATCCGCTGGACTGCCTGACCTGCGCCGCCAATGGTGATTGCGAATTGCAGGATATGGCGGGCGTTGTCGGATTACGTGACCAGCGCTATGGCGATGAGGGAAAAAACCATCTGTCCGCGCAAAAGGATGAAAGCAACCCCTATTTCACTTTTGACCCAAGTAAATGTATTGTCTGTTCCCGCTGTGTCCGCGCCTGCGAAGAAATTCAGGGAACACATGCTTTGACTGTTGAAGGGCGCGGCTTTGACTCCGTTATTTCCGCCAGCCAGCATGATGATTTTCTGGCGTCCGAATGCGTTTCTTGCGGCGCTTGTGTTGATGCCTGCCCCACAGCCACGCTGATGGAAAAAACCACCATCGAACACGGTATCGGCGAACATTCCGTCATTACGACCTGCGCCTATTGCGGTGTCGGCTGCTCCCTGAAGGCCGAGATCAAGGGCGACCAGCTCGTACGCATGACACCTTATAAAGACGGCCATGCCAATGAAGGCCATGCCTGTGTTAAAGGCCGTTTTGCCTGGGGTTATGCCACGCATCCGGACCGTATCACAAGCCCGATGCTCCGTGAAAAAATTACCGATCCGTGGCGTGAAGTCAGCTGGGAAGAAGCGCTGGACTATACGGCACGTGCCTTTAAACGCATCCAAAAGGAATACGGCGTTAAAGCCATCGGCGGTATTACCTCCTCCCGCTGTACGGCGGAGGAAACTTTTCTTGTGCAAAAACTTGTCCGCGCCGGTTTCGGCAACAACAATATCGACAACTGCGCCCGTGTTTGCCATGCGCCGACCGGTTACGGTTTGCGTGAAACGCTCGGCACCTCCGCCGGAACGCAGAATTTTGCTTCCGTTGCCGCCGCCGATGTCGTTCTGTTGATCGGTGCCAACCCGACCGATGCCCATCCGGTCTTTGCCTCGCGCCTAAAAAAGCGTCTGCGTGAAGGCGCGCAGATTATCGTTATCGACCCGCGCAAACTGGCACTTGTCGACTCTCCGCATATCAAGGCCGCTTTTCATCTGCCGCTGCGCCCCGGTACAAATGTCGCCATGCTGAATGCGCTGGCACATGTGATCGTGACGGAAAATCTGGTCGATGAGGATTTTATCAAAACACGTTGTGAAGAATTTGAAATCTGGAAGGACTTCATTTCAGAGGAAAAACATTCGCCCGAGGCAATGGAAAAAATAACCGGCGTTCCCGCCGATGACATCAGAAACGCCGCGCGCCTCTATGCCAAATCCGGAAATGCCGCCATTTACTATGGTCTCGGCATTACCGAACACTCACAAGGCTCCACCGCTGTCATCGGGCTTGCTAATCTGGCAATGGCGACAGGCAATCTGGGGCGCGAAGGTGTCGGCGTGAACCCCTTGCGCGGTCAGAATAACGTACAGGGTGCCTGTGATGTCGGCGGCTTTCCCCATCAGTTCCCCGGTTACCGCTCCGTGACGGATGAGGCAACACGGAAGATTTTTGAAAAAGAATGGGGCGTTCCCCTTGATGATGAGCCGGGACTGCGTATCCCGAATATGATTGATGCAGCCTGCGCCGGAACATTTAAAGGGATTTACATTCAGGGTGAGGACATCGTCCAATCCGACCCGAACAGCCAACACATCGCCGCCGGACTGGAGGCGATGGACTGTGTCGTCATCCATGACATTTTTCTGAATGAAACATCGAAATATGCACATGTCTTTCTGCCGGGTTCATCCTTCCTTGAAAAAGACGGTACCTTTATTAATGCCGAACGGCGCATAAACCGTATCCGCAAAATCAAGGAGCCGCTCGGCGGTTTGGCAGACTGGCAGGGTACGGTCGCTTTGTCCAAAGCCATGGGCTATGACATGGATTATAATCACCCTTCGGAAGTCATGGATGAAATTGCCCGCACGACGCCTGCTTTTTCCGGCGTCAGCTATGAAAAGCTGGACAGGCTCGGCAGCGTGCAATGGCCGTGCAATGAAGAAAATCCGAACGGCACACCCGTGATGCATATCGACAAAATCGTCCGCAATCCGGGGCGCTTTGTCACGACGGAATTTGTACCGACCGAAGAAAAAACCAGCAAAAAATTCCCGTTGATCCTGACGACAGGCCGCATCCTGACACAATACAATGTCGGTACCCAGACACGCCGTACCGCCAATAATGTCTGGTGCAGTGAGGATTTACTGGAAATCCATGAGCATGATGCCGAACAGCGCGGTATTTCCGATGGTGATCTGGTGGCCATTCAAAGCCGCAGCGGCACGGTCAGCCTGCGCGCAAAAATCTCGCAGCGTGTCCAGCCCGGCGTTGTTTATACCAGCTTCCATTTCGCCGAAAGTGGCACCAATGTCGTCACCACCAAACAATCCGACTGGGCGACCGAATGCCCGGAATATAAAGTTGTCGCCGTTGAAATCCGCCTAACCAATGAACTGTCCGACTGGCAGAAAAAAGTGCACCAATCCCACCGGGATGAGCCGCGTCTGGCAGCCGATGCGGAATAG
- the fdhD gene encoding formate dehydrogenase accessory sulfurtransferase FdhD: MIHPRTGHVTVKASSREAQLEQEIEKAIASEVPVAFIYNDVSHAVMMCTPQDLEDFARGFSLSEGIINKAEDIESIDIREAENGLLLTMKIPEENFMGVLRRKRNLTGSTSCSLCGIENLEEALCMPPAIESTVNISADAIYKAYDDLMQHQPEKKITGAVHAAAFVDVDGNIMLVREDVGRHNALDKLIGASLAAGISPQNGFVLLTSRCSSEMVQKAVFFGAPILAAISAPTSLAVTLADAANLTLVALLREKRFITFTHTDRITDPRL, from the coding sequence ATGATCCATCCGCGCACAGGACATGTCACGGTCAAAGCCAGCAGCCGGGAAGCACAGCTTGAACAGGAGATCGAAAAAGCCATCGCCTCCGAAGTGCCGGTTGCCTTTATCTATAATGATGTTTCCCATGCAGTCATGATGTGCACGCCGCAAGATCTGGAAGATTTTGCGCGGGGTTTCAGCCTCAGCGAAGGCATCATCAACAAAGCCGAAGATATCGAATCTATTGATATACGGGAAGCAGAAAACGGGCTGCTGCTGACCATGAAAATCCCGGAGGAAAACTTTATGGGTGTCTTGCGCCGCAAGCGTAATTTAACCGGATCAACATCCTGCAGCCTTTGCGGTATTGAAAATCTGGAAGAAGCCCTCTGCATGCCGCCTGCCATTGAGAGTACAGTGAATATTTCCGCGGATGCCATCTACAAAGCTTATGATGACTTAATGCAGCACCAGCCGGAAAAAAAGATCACCGGCGCGGTTCACGCTGCCGCCTTCGTTGATGTGGACGGAAATATCATGCTGGTGCGCGAAGATGTCGGGCGTCATAACGCACTTGATAAACTGATCGGCGCCTCTCTTGCCGCAGGCATATCTCCGCAAAACGGCTTTGTCCTGCTGACCAGCCGCTGCAGTTCTGAAATGGTTCAAAAGGCCGTTTTCTTTGGTGCGCCGATATTGGCAGCCATCTCCGCACCGACAAGTCTGGCTGTCACACTCGCCGATGCCGCTAATCTGACACTGGTTGCACTGCTGCGGGAAAAGAGATTTATAACATTCACCCATACCGACAGGATCACCGATCCCCGCCTCTAA
- a CDS encoding (d)CMP kinase has translation MSEQPRKTIIAVDGPAASGKGTFAKALAKRLDYAYLDTGAIYRAIAHEVLERGGDPTNIEDVRPVLETIKYPLPDTVLKNPDLRTPRVEEATPHIGAMQEAQAAVRSYQEDFVKNPPNKAAGAVLDGRDVGTSVFPHADVKFYVTATPEERAKRRYQQQKDDNPGLTREMVLKDITLRDARDMNRQFSPLRPADDAHILDTTEDSPAETLEKGLAAVKAKLAPPRFKNGTGKFRFGR, from the coding sequence ATGTCTGAACAGCCACGAAAAACCATTATTGCCGTTGACGGCCCTGCTGCGAGCGGTAAAGGTACGTTTGCCAAGGCACTGGCAAAGCGCCTCGACTATGCGTATCTCGATACCGGCGCGATATACCGCGCCATTGCGCATGAAGTGCTGGAGCGCGGTGGTGATCCGACGAATATCGAAGATGTCAGGCCGGTTCTGGAGACAATCAAATATCCTCTGCCGGATACGGTGTTGAAAAATCCTGATCTGCGTACGCCGCGGGTCGAGGAGGCGACACCGCATATTGGCGCGATGCAGGAAGCGCAGGCCGCCGTTCGCAGTTATCAGGAAGACTTTGTCAAAAACCCGCCAAACAAAGCCGCCGGCGCGGTGCTGGACGGACGCGATGTCGGAACATCCGTGTTCCCGCATGCTGATGTCAAATTTTACGTCACTGCGACGCCGGAAGAACGCGCGAAGCGCCGCTATCAGCAGCAGAAGGATGACAATCCCGGTCTGACGCGCGAGATGGTGCTGAAAGATATTACCTTGCGTGATGCGCGTGATATGAACCGTCAATTCTCGCCGCTGCGCCCTGCCGATGATGCGCATATTCTTGACACGACCGAAGACTCGCCTGCCGAGACGCTGGAAAAAGGCCTTGCCGCCGTAAAAGCCAAGCTCGCGCCGCCGCGTTTCAAAAACGGTACCGGAAAATTCCGTTTCGGACGTTAG
- the lpdA gene encoding dihydrolipoyl dehydrogenase: MSENIKCSVLVIGAGPGGYVAAIRAGQLGLDTVIVEGDRCGGTCLIRGCIPSKALIHAATRFEEIGRHTGEAHLGISVKSAPKLDLAKTVAWKEGIVDQLNTGVEALLKKAKVRRIMGWAHFQNGKTCTVETKEGAVTITAEHVILANGSTPVELPFMPFGGDVLSSTEALSLTKLPENLVVIGGGYIGMEIGIAYRKMGVNVAFVEAMDRILSSYDEELTRPVAAWLRAHDVAVHLNCKAAGLKGDGKKQAVEYTDADGKKQKLPADKVLVTVGRKPNTEGWGLENMAVDMDGAFIKVDEQCRTSMKNVWAIGDVTGEPMLAHRASAQGEMVAEIIAGKKRRFVPRAIAAVCFTEPEIIGVGLSPAEAKEKGIEVITGKFPLAANGRALSTEADKSGGFIRVTARKDDHVIIGIHGVGPHISEMSGEFALALEMNTVLEDIEGTIHVHPTMSESFHEAVLQTLGHAIHI; the protein is encoded by the coding sequence ATGTCAGAAAACATCAAATGCAGCGTTCTTGTCATTGGTGCGGGACCCGGCGGTTATGTTGCCGCCATTCGTGCAGGACAGCTTGGTCTGGATACGGTGATTGTCGAGGGAGACCGTTGCGGCGGCACTTGCCTGATCCGCGGCTGTATTCCGTCCAAGGCGCTCATCCATGCAGCAACGCGTTTTGAGGAAATAGGGCGTCATACCGGCGAGGCTCATCTGGGGATCAGCGTCAAATCCGCGCCAAAACTTGACCTTGCCAAAACCGTCGCATGGAAAGAGGGTATTGTAGACCAACTCAATACAGGTGTTGAAGCTCTGCTGAAAAAAGCGAAAGTGCGCCGGATCATGGGCTGGGCACATTTCCAGAACGGCAAAACCTGCACTGTTGAAACCAAGGAGGGCGCTGTCACCATCACGGCCGAACATGTGATATTGGCTAATGGCTCCACACCGGTTGAACTGCCCTTTATGCCATTTGGCGGTGATGTGCTTTCATCAACCGAGGCACTGTCACTCACAAAGCTACCGGAAAATCTTGTCGTCATCGGCGGCGGTTATATCGGTATGGAAATCGGCATCGCTTATCGCAAAATGGGGGTTAATGTCGCTTTTGTTGAGGCTATGGATCGTATCTTGTCCTCCTATGATGAGGAGCTGACCCGCCCTGTCGCGGCATGGTTGCGCGCACATGATGTTGCGGTCCATCTGAATTGCAAAGCCGCCGGATTGAAAGGCGACGGCAAAAAACAGGCGGTCGAATATACTGATGCGGACGGCAAAAAACAAAAATTACCTGCGGATAAAGTACTGGTGACGGTCGGCCGCAAACCGAATACCGAGGGCTGGGGGCTGGAAAATATGGCGGTCGATATGGACGGCGCCTTTATCAAAGTGGATGAACAATGCCGCACTTCGATGAAAAATGTCTGGGCCATTGGCGATGTCACGGGCGAGCCGATGCTGGCGCATCGCGCCTCTGCACAGGGGGAAATGGTCGCTGAAATTATCGCGGGCAAAAAACGCCGTTTTGTACCGCGTGCCATTGCTGCGGTTTGCTTTACCGAACCCGAGATCATCGGTGTTGGCCTATCCCCTGCAGAGGCGAAAGAAAAAGGCATTGAGGTCATCACCGGAAAATTCCCGCTTGCCGCAAACGGACGCGCTCTTTCGACTGAGGCCGACAAATCAGGCGGTTTTATTCGCGTGACTGCACGCAAAGACGATCATGTGATTATCGGTATTCACGGTGTCGGGCCGCATATCTCGGAAATGTCGGGAGAATTTGCACTCGCGCTGGAAATGAACACGGTTCTGGAAGATATCGAAGGTACAATCCATGTCCATCCGACGATGAGTGAATCTTTCCATGAGGCCGTGTTGCAAACACTGGGTCATGCCATTCATATTTAA